The Procambarus clarkii isolate CNS0578487 chromosome 4, FALCON_Pclarkii_2.0, whole genome shotgun sequence genomic sequence AAGGCTGGTCACTGCTGCCTCCACCTCCTTCAGCATGGCGCGCTTGTGTTATATTGTGGCGATGATTATGTTACCGTTGGCGTCTGCGTCAGGTAGGTGTTGGGAGCCGGATGGCCAGACGCCGGGTTGATACAGTGATCAATGTCACACTAAACTTTACTTTAGTAACTAGTGTAAGGTATCATGCATTCTTGCAGATATTGAGAGTGGTGCAATATTTTCGTTTTTTCTTCAACCTTAATTACAAGAGAATTTTCAGTTCTTGTGAAAAATACAATTTAAAATCTACAGCTGCATGCATATAGTCCACTCTGGGCtcgccatagtccgtgctacttgggactttttgaTCCAAGTAGCAAATTTTAAACAACAACATACATCtgcatattattttatatttctatTTACGTAATTTATATCATTATTTCCTGAAGGACAAACACTATTTTTGGGTCTTAATTTTTTTAAACATTATTTTAAAACTTAATCTTGTTGATAAGAACATAGGAATCAGGGAGTCGTGTCCCAGACTTGTTCTCTCGTACAGGGCGGATCTCTCACTCATCAAATCTATTCTTGAAACCTGTCAAAAGGAGTCTTAACATTTTCCTATTTTCACATTTCCATTCATCTATGACTATTATTCGTGGGGTAAATATCGTCGCTGTCTTTCCCTTGTGTAAAGGAATTTGTATTTCTCAACATTAACTTGACTTTACAATTTCACCACCCATAACAGGGTGTGTTCATGTGCCCTTTTCAGTCATCAGAAGGTAACAATCTTCTCTGGTATTCACCACATGGTCTATCCTTGTGTTGTCCACTAAGGTGTTCATTTTCCTAATCACTCCAGTATCACGGTCGATGGACACAGTTATGAAAACCAGTAGGACCAGTACAGCGTCATTAATTCTAACTCTGGGGCTTATTTTTCAGTAGGATCTGGTCCAGTTCAGTATGTTTCCTCCAGTACCTCCTCCATATTCCTGACTCAAATATGCTTGAATTATTAGGCAGTAAATTGGGGAGATAAGAACGACCCCCCAATTACGTAGAGTTCGACGAGAGCTTGAAGTGAAGTCATATATCGTGTCGCATTGTTGAATTATTAAGAGAATATGCTAGTTAGAGAGGTCTTGACAGTCGTCTCATACAGAATAATTTTGATGTTATCCAGTTGCTTAATTTTGTGAATTTTGCAGTCGAACTTTTGAGTGTATGGTTGTCTCTCTCCTTGTAGCTTGCAACAGTCCCTTCATCCCCATCACAGGCAGCTGCTTCTACTTCAACGAGACTTTTATGACATGGTGAGTTGATACGTTATGTCAATTCCTCCAGAATTTGCAGTcaacatttatttgtttataaagTAAATACGAAAAAAAGAACATCCCAAAAAAGGTTAACTTTTTTAAATTTGTTATCGAAAATTATTATTACGAGTTTTTCTCTAATAATTTTCAAGTTCGGTTCATTGAATATGGTTTGCAATTTAATTTGGAATCACGTTTTGAAACGCTAAGGCAAGTTTGTATAATATTTTAAGACAGCAACAGCTTGTAAGGTCAGTCTGGAGTATTAATGGATCATTTTCAGCCTTCAGAGTTTCAATGTCCTATAAATATATATGAGATGCCCCTGAGTTCCAAGAACCTttgttaggtgttttatctcaatAATAAACAAGAGTATTCACAGGAACGACGCCAGGGACTACTGCTTGAGCCTGAGTACTGATGAATACAACTCCGACCTGGCAGTTGTCCACTCCTGTGACCAGCTGGGCGCTATACGACAGCATATTATCCTAGAGTGTAAGCACTTACATCAATTataattaaaatttaaaaaagtaATTAATGTTATACATTTTTTGTTAGCTTTATAGTTTGTTTTCTTTCTTTTAttattcattcatttatttattttcagtttcattctATACTCATTTTGCTTTTTATTGTATGCTTTAGTTCTTCAACCTACTTAGAAATTTGTGGGTGGAAGTGTGGACTCTGTGATGCCACACTTCCATAAACCATCAGTCGTGTTTCAAGAATGTCAAAAAACGAATCCATTGAATAGTTCTTCACTGATTTTATGAGTAATATATCTGAATAAAGATTATTTATTCCCAATCCCTCGAGGACCATATACAGGTCCGCACCCTTGGACTCTAAATACTTCATACCTTGGAGTCTTAACCGCTCCATCCGCCGAACCCTAATCAGTCTATAACTTGAACTAAAACAGGATAACATAATGATCCATAATGGGTCTATGACTTAGATGACACATTTGCGTTCAGGCATAACCTTTTGATAACCTTTTGATTACAGTGATGTAGTGTGTAGTgaaatggttacagtgatagagtatatatatttttacataatttAACCATTTCAGATGGAAATGTCTGGCACTGGGTTGGTGGTTATGACAAAGGAGAAGAAGGCAGTTGGCACTGGGTCGATGGCACCACTGTACAGAGAGGCTGTCCCTTCTGGTATCCTGGGCGCCCTCCAATTGATGATACGCGAAACTGCTTGCTTGTGGAAAGACTTTATGGATTCTTTTATGATTATCCATGTGATAATATAGGACCCTTCATCTGTGAACAGACGGTACCGTCTCTGGCATCCCTCGACCTCAATTGAGAAATATGAACCATTTTAACTGTTGTTTATAAAACTTACTCTCAATTGGATTGTGTACCAGTACTAAGTTCAATGGTacataatttattttatatacaaaTTATCCAAACTGTCACCTAACCAGGCCGGTTTAGGGAAATAGAACCCCCTGCAAGTATTTGGACatgatatctaaaaaaaaaaaaaaaaattagtgttATTATTTTACCTAAAAACATCAGCATTTCCAGACGTTAGTGAAGGTTTGGATAGATGCAGCTCAATCATGCTGCATCTATCCATCTTATACAGCATTGTTATCCCTTGGTTACCAAAATAATATTTAAATACCTGACATTCTTATCTCATGGTTATCAAAGTTATTACCTGGTAAGGAAGTTATGTTCAAGATAAAACATATACTTCTAATATATGTTCTGATCTATGTTCTTCTAAAACATATTAAACTTCTGATTACATAGACAACAACAGGCTGCTTGGTCAACACCAATCTAGATTTATAAGGATCCTGGTAGTATAGTCGGGTTCGTTCGCGACGTACAATCGACCATTCCTGATTCGAATCCCCGGGACGAGTCAGAATTGGTTGGGCATATTTCCTTTTACCTAATGCGGCTGTTcgcctagcagtgagtaggtactcaggagttactcagcttgttgtggggttgcatcctgggcggggtcagaaaTTCGACCTTGGGGGAGGACCTctataacgtgtatgaatacactctggcttcctgtcccccgacacaatgatttatttaattattatataattgtcGAATACAGAAATTTCACAAATTAAAATCCACATCAAATTCTCTAGAGATTATTACGCATATCAACAGACTTCATCACGCCTTTagagaagtaattatcaaaacaatCAAGCAAAATCTGTAGTAAAATCATGGCAAATGAGCCTAATAgagttctatgataaagtaacaaaaaTGATAAACAACAGAAAAGGATAAGTAGGTTGCATTTTTCGGAACTCAAAAATCTTTTGACACCATTCTGCATAAGAGCAGAAACTTGAAAAAGAAACAAATTTGAGAAGGTGGGAACAAAGTATCATTGAAATAAGAGTGAGAATACCCAACAGAATGGAGTCAAAGTCGTGTCGAGGAGCAAGGGATCGGACAAGTAATAGGGTaacaagtggagtgcctcaatgaTTGTTGCTATTACccatgtttggtgtgtgtgtgttttaagcaTAAGTACCAGTATGGACTGCTCGTACAGGCCACCGATATCGGCTCTGCACGGGACCGCTCTCGACGACACACGATGGGAACACCTCCAGATGACCATTACCTTCCCAATCTGCTCGACGAAATTAGATAAAAACAAAATACTAATAACACAGCGTGGCGGGGCTGTTGACCCATTTTGGTCAGTGGCCATTCAACCAGTCACCCTATGAATCTATCAAGTCTATTTGTGAAGCACTTATACCATATCCTTCAACCAACCTGTTGCCAAACCAGTACTTCCCCCTCCCCTATGTCCTTAATGGGAACTTTTCTAGCTTATGAGAACTGTGAAGTGTTTTGTTCTGGTCTGATACTTTTCAGATCATTACTCATGTTTAATCTATTGATTTCCCTCATACACTTGAGGGCATTGATCATGTCTTTTCTCGACACACCAGAGGAGGCAATGCAAGCTCAGCTCTCAAAACATGTATGATATGGATAGTCCAGAACACCAGGGACTAGAGTAATCACCTTACGTTAATTTATGTCTACTCAATAATAAAGGTGACCAGAATTGGCCGGGGAAGTGTAAATGGAGCCTCACCAGTCAAATATAAATGGGAAACGATGTGTGGGTCCATTTATCACCGACTCGTCTGATTATACAGCCTATTCattctaaggtttcccaacgtcaagaaaacggtcaatttaaagtagtctctcctaacttaccagaggacccaaaacagaaaacgggacagtacgtcactttcgccagccaatTCCATTTTTTAGTATggcaatttttggccttaagtaacgcatacgatcgaaacgAGACGTTCTTTCTAAGAGAACAGGTTGGATTATAAGCTCAAGGGTTCTGTTTATTTTGTTTCGCGCAAAGACACACTGTTGCCAAGGCCTCCAGTCACTGTCATCACCCTTGAATTTCTTTCGCAACTATTCCCCCAATTTTGATAATGATCTCGGAACAAGATAAAAAAGGAGAATACTAGGGAATGGCCATTGAGTAATGGGAGGCAGTTCCACTTTATTACGAACCAAACTCATCCATATGTTGAAATAAT encodes the following:
- the LOC123750044 gene encoding C-type lectin domain family 17, member A-like isoform X3; protein product: MARLCYIVAMIMLPLASASACNSPFIPITGSCFYFNETFMTWNDARDYCLSLSTDEYNSDLAVVHSCDQLGAIRQHIILEYGNVWHWVGGYDKGEEGSWHWVDGTTVQRGCPFWYPGRPPIDDTRNCLLVERLYGFFYDYPCDNIGPFICEQTVPSLASLDLN
- the LOC123750044 gene encoding C-type lectin domain family 17, member A-like isoform X1; this encodes MARLCYIVAMIMLPLASASACNSPFIPITGSCFYFNETFMTWNDARDYCLSLSTDEYNSDLAVVHSCDQLGAIRQHIILEYGNVWHWVGGYDKGEEGSWHWVDGTTVQRGCPFWYPGRPPIDDTRNCLLVERLYGFFYDYPCDNIGPFICEQTVPSLASLDLN